A section of the Scleropages formosus chromosome 12, fSclFor1.1, whole genome shotgun sequence genome encodes:
- the gpalpp1 gene encoding GPALPP motifs-containing protein 1, with amino-acid sequence MSDDDVLIGPALPPSFRNKSNDDSDGEDRIVGPALPPGYRPTGESSTSGSDREEVVFKRSRVSSARAKPREDHHGPGAQQAQELQKKDGDDEDDGFFGPALPPGYEKPPSSPERPVLGPALPPGFCWSSHHSDDEGSEGDSRVFSGPALPPDYVPEASSSDGEDDVIGPMPAQGPSDSTVAMEFERRAQRMKDKLTSGDSPKELSRETWMTELPPELQHVGLEARTFKKRSGPEDKDRSVWTDTPADRERKARERLEGKQRGESHKEATPRLSQKELQMAEKVSKYNEAKRGESLLSIHSKKMKRKAEEEADKPAERRPFDRDQDLQVNRFDEAQKKALLKKSQELNTRFSHSKDRMFL; translated from the exons ATGTCAGATGATGATGTTTTAATTGGACCAGCCCTTCCGCCGAGCTTCAGGAACAAGAGCAACGACGACTCGGATGGAGAAGACAGGA TCGTAGGTCCAGCGCTGCCCCCGGGCTACAGACCCACGGGGGAGTCGAGCACCTCAGGGAGCGACCGGGAGGAGGTGGTGTTCAAGAGGAGCCGCGTCAGCAGCGCTCGCGCCAAGCCGCGCGAGGATCATCATGGCCCCGGAGCCCAGCA GGCGCAAGAGTTGCAGAAGAAGGATggagatgatgaagatgatggttTCTtcggtcctgctcttcctcctggATATGAGAAACCGCCAAGCTCCCCAGAAAG ACCAGTGTTGGGTCCAGCTCTCCCCCCCGGGTTTTGTTGGTCATCACACCACAGTGATGATGAGGGCAGTGAAGGAGACAGCCGGGTGTTCTCAGGACCAGCACTACCCCCAGATTATGTTCCGGAG GCCTCCAGCAGTGATGGAGAGGATGATGTCATCGGGCCCATGCCAGCCCAGGGGCCTTCTGACAGCACAGTTGCCATGGAGTTTGAACGCAGAGCACAGAGAATGAAGGACAAGCTCACATCTGGAGAT AGTCCCAAGGAGCTCTCCCGGGAGACCTGGATGACCGAACTGCCCCCAGAACTCCAGCACGTTGGCCTGGAGGCTCGCACTTTCAAGAAGAGGTCTGGACCAGAAGACAAAGACCGATCTGTTTGGACAGACACCCCTGCGGACCGTGAGCGCAAAGCCAGG GAGCGCCTGGAGGGGAAGCAACGAGGCGAGTCTCACAAGGAGGCCACCCCCCGCCTCTCCCAGAAAGAGCTCCAGATGGCCGAGAAAGTGTCCAAGTACAAT gagGCCAAAAGAGGCGAGTCCCTCCTGAGCATACACAGcaagaagatgaagaggaaggcAGAGGAAGAGGCCGACAAGCCGGCAGAAAGGAGGCCCTTCGACAGGGATCAAGACCTGCAGGTGAACCGCTTCGATGAGGCTCAGAAGAAGGCTCTTCTGAAGAAATCCCAGGAGCTGAACACCCGGTTCTCCCACAGCAAGGACCGCATGTTCCTCTAG
- the nufip1 gene encoding FMR1-interacting protein NUFIP1, producing MGDFPRCPPPGQLLRAPVFNWRPPSGGFYPGSGNWFQPPASVTHSGPFEFRGPGPQAGPWVFDGPGPSTGLGVWGFGGPGPGAGPVPGPGPGTKSASDPAGAGDHGSETGPGAGPELEPEVGFEAGHGLGSDPRQWGSESGRFGSGSWGFGGPGVGPRFWPGRFAPWIGGHHSRPGHQYHNMKNGVKKARKREPVYSHYCDTCDRGFKSQDHYDEHVAQHVKCSVEDCNFMAHKKLVSIHWRNNHASGAKRIKLDTPEEIAKWREERRKNYPTLANVERKRKLMEDRLERGEVLETAQFGRMRGRGRGFHRRGGWFQNSERRGWMRPGPQACAAKDAERPPQKPVVKDGDPLGVIMNSDSDSDKDDTADGEKGGMIVTPKQVTSGLGALMANYGSMSESDSDGEPEALPILKVSKVLEENKAMLRGLSENTQVGPPPRSPRTPPRPHATHPRAPLSRRGRGRCHPRGPAAPRRRATLLEMLLAPEIRHERNVLLQCVRFVVRNGFFGLDRGAEDKATVGRSDSTAAREQRPETGTQEECPVQNSMVSGDCEPCSHLPKSDVQPDHQTTDIAENGPKPLEAGTMDMDANGSESGASPLCDDPQENGGDLTRETHGDVCPTKDSDLGGQTEHCGVDSSSGDDAGVAGDCNTREAGEQGARPTVSVVDEDIWENPAAYSEDV from the exons ATGGGTGATTTTCCTCGCTGTCCTCCTCCGGGGCAGCTGCTCAGAGCCCCGGTATTTAACTGGCGGCCTCCTTCAGGCGGGTTTTACCCTGGCAGTGGGAACTGGTTTCAGCCCCCTGCATCTGTTACACACTCTGGACCCTTTGAGTTCAGGGGACCTGGTCCTCAAGCTGGACCGTGGGTTTTTGACGGACCTGGACCGTCGACTGGTCTTGGAGTGTGGGGCTTTGGGGGGCCTGGGCCTGGGGCTGGACCTGTacctggacctggacctggGACTAAATCTGCTTCTGACcctgctggagctggagatCATGGTTCTGAAACTGGGCCTGGAGCTGGTCCTGAACTTGAACCTGAAGTTGGATTTGAGGCTGGTCACGGACTTGGATCTGATCCTCGACAATGGGGATCTGAGTCTGGGAGATTTGGATCTGGATCATGGGGCTTTGGGGGACCTGGGGTTGGTCCAAGGTTCTGGCCAGGGAGGTTTGCACCCTGGATTGGTG GTCACCACTCCAGGCCAGGCCATCAGTATCACAACATGAAGAATGGAGTGAAGAAGGCTAGAAAAAgg GAGCCAGTTTACTCCCATTACTGTGACACCTGTGACCGAGGCTTCAAAAGTCAAGACCACTATGATGAACATGTGGCACAGCATGTCAAG TGCTCTGTGGAGGACTGCAATTTCATGGCTCATAAGAAGCTCGTGAGCATCCACTGGAGGAAT AACCATGCATCTGGAGCAAAGAGGATTAAACTGGACACTCCAGAAGAAATAGCAAAATGGAGAGAAGAGAGACGAAA GAACTACCCAACCTTGGCCAATGTGGAACGGAAGCGGAAGTTGATGGAAGACCGGTTGGAGAGAGGAGAGGTGTTGGAGACGGCGCAGTTTGG ACGCATGCGAGGCAGGGGTCGTGGGTTCCATCGGCGAGGGGGGTGGTTCCAGAACTCCGAGAGGAGAGGGTGGATGAGGCCGGGACCCCAGGCCTGTGCGGCAAAGGATGCCGAGAGGCCACCGCAGAAGCCGGTTGTGAAAGATGGAGACCCGTTGGGAGTCATCATGAACAGCGATTCGG ACTCTGACAAGGACGACACGGCTGACGGCGAGAAGGGTGGCATGATTGTGACCCCGAAGCAGGTGACCTCCGGCTTGGGCGCCTTGATGGCCAACTACGGCTCCATGTCAGAGAGCGACAGCGATGGAGAACCTGAAG CTCTTCCAATTCTGAAGGTCAGCAAGGTGCTCGAGGAGAACAAGGCCATGCTTCGAGGTCTGTCCGAGAACACCCAGGTTGGGCCACCTCCCCGGAGCCCGAGGACACCCCCCAGGCCCCACGCGACACATCCACGTGCACCTCTGAGTCGGCGAGGCAGAGGGAGATGTCACCCAAGGGGCCCCGCGGCACCCCGACGCAGAGCCACGCTGCTGGAAATG CTGCTTGCACCAGAAATCCGCCACGAGAGAAACGTGCTCTTGCAGTGCGTCCGGTTCGTCGTCCGGAACGGGTTCTTCGGACTGGACCGCGGAGCCGAAGATAAAGCGACGGTTGGCAGATCGGATTCGACAGCTGCACGGGAGCAAAGACCAGAGACCGGAACCCAGGAGGAGTGTCCGGTACAGAACTCGATGGTCAGTGGGGACTGTGAGCCTTGCTCTCACCTTCCCAAGTCAGATGTGCAGCCAGACCACCAGACCACGGACATCGCCGAGAATGGACCCAAGCCTCTGGAGGCCGGGACCATGGATATGGATGCAAACGGGAGCGAATCGGGCGCAAGCCCCCTGTGTGATGACCCTCAGGAGAACGGGGGGGACTTGACTAGGGAGACTCATGGGGATGTTTGTCCCACAAAGGATTCAGACCTCGGTGGACAGACTGAACACTGCGGTGTTGACTCATCATCAGGAGATGATGCCGGTGTGGCCGGAGACTGTAACACCAGAGAAGCTGGAGAGCAGGGTGCCCGACCAACAGTCTCTGTAGTGGATGAGGACATCTGGGAGAACCCTGCAGCTTATTCAGAGGATGTCTGA